From one Marmota flaviventris isolate mMarFla1 chromosome 1, mMarFla1.hap1, whole genome shotgun sequence genomic stretch:
- the LOC114107897 gene encoding uncharacterized protein — MAPTHTKSIAKVASKRPRRVIDLETKLKLIKDYEGGKSVMVIARQSGMSHSTIATILKNKNKVTEALKGSASLKATRLTKIREGPISDMEKLLMTWIEEQTRKRVPLSTMMITAKAKSLFAMLKEKAGPDYNVEFTASSGWFKRFKNRYSLHNVKVSADVTKECMNGIWKKTLKRFVHDFKGFAQEEEGANMDKAVVEMANNFTLGMEEDDMEDDDMELLEVVPEELTSEESLDQECKAQEKAREKETAKEEKELPRKFTVTGLAEAFTDLNKLLKKFESMDPNPERFSLIEKNVHGALSVYKQIYEAKRKQTTTDIFLRRVTPQEPQAGPSGGIVIIGDDGTMRIIASEDLPVDHVREGEVRY, encoded by the coding sequence ATGGCTCCTACTCACACAAAATCCATTGCTAAAGTTGCCAGTAAGAGGCCACGTCGAGTGATTGAcctagaaacaaaattaaaattgattaagGACTATGAAGGTGGGAAATCAGTAATGGTTATTGCTCGCCAATCAGGGATGTCCCATTCCACCATAGCTACAATcttgaagaacaagaacaaagtgACAGAAGCTCTTAAAGGATCTGCCTCATTGAAGGCCACCAGACTAACAAAAATTCGAGAAGGGCCCATATCAGATATGGAGAAACTTCTAATGACCTGGATTGAAGAGCAGACACGGAAGCGGGTCCCTCTCAGTACTATGATGATTACAGCTAAAGCCAAAAGTTTGTTTGCAATGTTGAAGGAAAAGGCTGGACCCGACTATAATGTTGAATTCACTGCCAGCTCTGGGTGGTTTAAGCGATTCAAGAATCGCTATTCATTACATAATGTGAAAGTGAGTGCTGATGTCACCAAGGAGTGTATGAATGGCATCTGGAAGAAGACACTCAAGAGGTTCGTCCATGATTTCAAAGGATTTGCTCAGGAAGAGGAAGGCGCAAACATGGACAAGGCTGTGGTTGAGATGGCCAACAACTTTACTCTGGGTATGGAGGAGGATGACATGGAGGATGATGACATGGAGCTCCTGGAGGTGGTTCCTGAGGAACTGACCAGTGAGGAGTCATTGGACCAAGAGTGCAAAGCccaagaaaaagcaagagaaaaggaaactgcaaaagaagagaaagaacttcCAAGAAAATTCACAGTGACGGGTCTAGCAGAAGCTTTTACAGACCTCAACAAGCTCCTTAAAAAGTTTGAAAGCATGGACCCCAACCCTGAAAGGTTTTCATTAATAGAGAAGAATGTTCATGGTGCATTATCTGTGTACAAACAGATCTATGAGGCAAAAAGGAAGCAAACCACCACAGACATATTTCTGCGAAGAGTGACACCTCAAGAGCCTCAGGCAGGTCCCTCAGGAGGCATTGTCATCATAGGAGATGATGGCACTATGCGCATTATTGCCTCTGAGGACCTTCCGGTGGACCATGTCAGAGAGGGGGAAGTCAGATATTGA